CCGGGAACGGCAGCTTGGCCATCATGTTGCCGCCGGGGGCGTCGGCATACTCCGCCAGCGTCCTCTCCGCCACAAACGGCGGCAGCAGGTTGAACCACGCGTTCAGGTCTTTCTCGGCGCCGTCGGCGCCGGGATACACCCCAGCGCGATCCATCCCGTCGCGCGGCATGCCGTCCTTGTTGTCTCCCGCGTAGAGGTGCATCGCCAGGCCCCACTGCCGCAGGTTCGAAACGCAATTGGCGCGTTGCGCCTTGGACTTGGCCTTGGCCAGCGCCGGCAGCAGCATCGCCGCCAGGATGGCGATAATCGCAATCACCACCAGCAACTCAATCAAGGTGAATGCCCTCACTTGCTTGGTTTCTCGCTTCATAACTTCAGGTATGGCACATTACGCTTTCCAGCCTCTTAAATCTACGTCCGCACTGCTAAACGGCGCAAGCGTTACTTTTCCACAATTTGTCCGCCGCGATGCCGCTCCACGTGTGCAAAACGGGCCGGGTCTTGCGACCCGGCCCCGCATTCAAGTTGCGCCTCACCGGCCCCGCCCTACTCGCTCTTGATGCTGTAGAACTTCTGCGTCCCGCTTGCGGTGATGGAGAACGATCCCGGCGTGCCCGGGTTGATCTGCGCCGTGCGCGTCCAGGTGTTCAGCGGCGCGGCCACACTCGTGGATTCATACAGCACAAACTGCGAGCCCGAGCCGCCGCTGTATTGGATCTCCGTGGGTGTGATGCCGATGATGGTCACCGGCGTGGGGGCTGCAGCCGCGGTGGTGATGTCCTCGTAGCGGGTGGGAATGATCTGGAAGCCCGCGCTCCGGTCGGGAGCTGTGCTGCCCAGGAAGTAGCTCATGGGCGCCGTGATGTTGACCGGCCCGGTCGGGATCGCCTGGCCTGAGAAAGCCGGTGTCACCGCCGCGTTGAAGAAGACTGTGAACCGGTCGCCGCTGGCGTTGGTGACCTGCAGGGTTTGCTGGCCGGTTCCGAAAGTGCCGGGGGCGCTAACGAAGTAAACGTTGGTCAGCGTCACCCGCGAGCCGATGTAGCTGCGCACCACGTTCGAGACCCCGCCGTAGCCGACGCCGTTGGTGAAGGTCAGCGGCAGCACATAGGGCGTGGGCAGCGGGTTGTTGTGGCTGTTGGTGATCAGCATGTTGGACGGATCGCCCGAGTTGATGTTGATCTGCAACTGGCTGTTGAAGTGCGCCAGCGTTCCGATGGCCGTGACGCTGTCCCCCACCGCCGGCCGGTCCGCCCCGTGCCCCGGCCAAAACACGCCGATGCCGCCCGTGGCGTCCTGGATCATGATGGACATGTTCGCCGCGCCCGTCAGGTTGGTATAAACTGTCACCACGCCGGTCACCGACCACAGCGCGGTGGTGTTGGTCGGCAGATAGAAGGTGTCGTCCACATGGCCCTTCAGATCGTAGATCGTGGTGGTGGGCACCGCGCTGGCGGAGACTACCGCGTTCGAGCCAATCCTCGTGCCGTATTCGTTCGAGACATCGCAGCGGTAGGTGCCCAGCGTCCCGTTGCCGCTTTGCAGGTTGGCGATGGTCAGCGTCGCCGTGCCGTCGCCGCTGACGTTGGCATTGGCTTCGGAAGCAACCGTGTTGCCGTTGTGATACCAGGCGTAGCTTAGGGTCCCGGGACCGGTCGCCCCGCAATACAGGGAGACGGTCTGGCCGTAGTAGGCGTTAGTGCTCACTGGCTGCTGGGTGATGGTGGGCGGCACCGGCGCCGAACTCACATTCACAATCGCCCCGCTGCTGGTGGCAAACTCACCGTGCGGAGTCGTAACGACAACGGTGTAGGTTCCGCTGTCGCCGGAGGTCGCGCTGGAGCGAATGAAGATGGGGGAGTTGCCGTTCTCATTGCTGACGTCCGAGCCGTTCTGCTTCCACTGGTAGGTCAGGTTCCGGAGCCCCTGGCCATTGGCCACCGCCACGAGGGTGAAACCCTGGTTTTCAAAGACATTGGTGCCGGCCGGCTGGTAAACGACCTGAGGCGCAAAGGCATTGGTCGCCCACACGCTCTGCGCCGCTTCGTCGAAGGTGGTGGCGACGCAGAGGTTGCTGATGACTCCGACCCACGCCCCGGAGCTGGGCTGCCGGAAGGCAAAGGCGACAGGAGCGGGAGGATTTGCGACGGCATCGCTCGTAACCAGAGCGGTTTCAAAGGAATCAATCGGGTTGACCCAGAGCGCGGCTGCGGCTGATGCAATCCCGTTGACCTCGCCCGTGGTCGGATTCCAGCCGACCACCACCTGATAGTCAACATTGGTGGCGAGATCAACCGGGTATGTCTGGTTGGGGGTGCCGGCGGCACCAGCAATACCCAGCCGCCAGGTTCCCGGCTGGGTCCCCGCCAGGTAAAACGCCCTGCACTGAAAAGCAGTGCTCGCATTCTTAAAGTGCGCGAAGTATTGCGAGGACGTCGGCAGAGTAGCGCACCTGACGGTGAAACTGGCGTAGAGTATCTGCACTCCGTTGGTGTAAGCGCACCCCTCTGTCGTGCATAGCAGCCGGTTAACGTCGGCGGCCAGCGCGCCTGAGTTCTGCAGCTTCTGCCCGGATATAGTCGCGCCGGTGGCGGCACCGCTATGGTTGGCCCAGTTGCCGCCGGCGACATCAACGATATACCCGTCGGCATAGTTGAAGCCTTCATAATAGATCACGTCGGCGGAGACGCTGACCAGGGCGAGACAGGAGAGTAAGGAGGCTAGTAGGATTTTTTTCATCATGTTGTGCTGTTTGTTGTTTTGCCCAGCATTAGCCCACATCTCTCGTTCGCCGGGGGACTGCCAGCGACATCTTCCGGACTTCGTGCCAGGCGTTCCGTTAGGTCTGATCATACCATCACGCTTTCGGCCTGGAGACGCAAGCCATTTCTGCCTGCGACTTATTCACAAACTAGTGACATTATGGCAATAATCCTGGGGACTTCCCGTTCTGGCACCAGCCTCCTTACGCCACCACTTTCGCCAGCTCCCTTGAGGTTCAGAGTTCGAGGTTGGATGCTCGATGTTCTCTCTCCGTCTTCTACTCTCAATCGGTCTCCCCGGCCGCCGTCCCGCCTACTGGCTCCGACTTTCCCCCAAGGCTGAGGCACCCCCCACGCCCAAGCCAGCCACAGCGATGAGACGGTGACAATCCGGCGGGACTACGGTGTGGTTCCCATGGGGGTCGGGCCCCATGGGAACCACACCGGGATACAACGGGTGTCACAGCGTTGTCACACCGGGGCGGCAACTCGGTCCAGGAATATGGAATTGGATCCCGGTAGAGGTAACTAAGGGCGCAGAATCCGCACAAGCCACTGTTCTTATGGCACTTACACTATTACCACCAGCAAACGCCAGGTTTATGGAAGTGGCAGGCCCTTAAGTTCGGCGGTCTGATGGGGAAACCGCTGGCGAGTGTGCCATCCTGGCACACTTGGGCTGCTCCCTAGAGCCCGTTCCCAGCCTGCCCCCGTCTTGGACTTTGCCCGGGCGGTGGGGTATCTTCTGGTTGCTATGATTGCGTCCATGGACCAAGCCAAAACCCCTGAGCGCAAGGTCCCCGCGCCGAGAATCAGGCAATATACCGGGGAGGTCGTCTATATCTACGCGTTTGATGTGGCGTACGATATGACCCGCCAGCCGGTGCGGGAGTTGCTGGGCCAGCCCGTGGCGCAGTTTGTTGTGGACGCGAGCAAACCGAGCCCGCGCGAGCGTTTTTTCTACCAACCCGGAATGGTCCGCCTGCCGCCGATGGAGCGCATCGGTCCGCACGGGCAGGTGCGCGTTGGGCGGGTCATCAAGCTCCTGCCAGTCGGCGCCATCAGCATCTGTGTTCACGTGCCCTTTGCGGTCGAGCACGTCGAGGATCTCGTTGGTTATCACGACCTCCAGTTCAGCAACGGCTCGCTCAGTGAGGAGGTGCGGCGCTTGGCGGAAGAAGTGCGCGGTGAGCTGGCAGCCCACTACGTCCAGCCCGTGCGCCAGCTTGAGGAGGAAGAGGCCTACACCGTTTTCTGCATCGAATCCCCGATGCTCAACCCGGAAGGCGCGGCGGTGAGCGCGGAGGCCTGGTGGCGCGCGCACCGCCGGGCCGTGGCTTCGCTGCTGACTCAGGAGCCCGACGCCGACCACCTGTCCAAACAGGAGGCCGAAGAATCCACCGGCCGCTTCCTCAGCTATTACGAGCGCGACCTCGTGGTGATAGACTGGGATGCGGCGTTGATTATTGACGAGCCACAGAACTTCGCGGAGACGCTCTACGTGATGGAGCTGGCCAATGTGCAACTGGCCGAGCTCGAGGCCTACGACCGTATCCTGGACGATTCGCTGGACCGGGCGTATCGCGACCTCAACGCCCGTCCGCCCCGGGGCCGCGCCGGTATCTTGCGGGAGCTGCGGGAAATCCGGATTGACCTGGCGCGTTTCAGCGATGAGCTGTCGAACATCACCAAGTTCTTTGGGGACTGGCACCTGGCCCGCATCTACGAGAACATCTCGGCGCGGTTTCATCTGGCCGACTGGCATCGCACTATTGACAAGAAGCTGCAGACGCTCGACGACCTGTACGAAATCCTCAATCAGGATCGCACCAACCGCTACATGATCATCCTGGAGCTGGCAATTGTCCTGCTATTCGTGATTGACCTGGTGATCCTGGTGCTCGGGATCCACGGACCTTGAACCGGCCGGGGGCCGGCGCGGCGACAGCGAATGGGCCGGGTGTCCCAATCGCACGCAGCTTGGTGAGGGGAGCCTATTTGCTCGCGGCAGCAGGCAGCAGGAAGAGCCGGGCGTCGCCGGCATCGAGCGAGATTTGCAGGCCGGGCATGTCGGGGCTGTCGTCTGCAACGGGCGCCGCCTGGCCGGTAACCGGGCTGACTTCCAGCACGGCGGCGTGCGGGGCGTCGAATTCAACTGTGGGCCAGGCGCTGTAGGCGAAATGGTAGTTCTGCAACAGAGCGGCCCGGCGGCCGTCGGCGTGGGCGAACGCGCCCAGCAGATAGTCGCCGGGGGTCAGGGAGCGGATGGGGCTGCCCTGGAGGGCCGCAGCGTGATCGCTCTTGGGCCGGACGCGGTAAACGCCTGTGCTGGTGAGCTGCATCAGCGTGGGGCCGAGTTGTTTGAGCCTGCTGTTGAGGCGGCGGGCTTCCTCATAATGACGGGTGCGCTTGCCGTCGCGGCGGATGATGGCGCCGCCTTTGGGAAACTCGTCGCCGGGGGGCGTCCAGTAACAGAAGTACATCACCCCTTTGGCGCCGTAGGCCAGTGAGGCATTGATCTGCCAGCGGAGCTGGGCTTCGGTCGGGTCGGTGTGCGGCCCGTAGGGCATGGTATTGAAGAAATTCCAGAACGGGATGTTCCCGGCAAGGGATTGCTGGCGCATGTCCTCGAGGTTCTGGCAGTAGCCGTCCCGCCCGTCGGCTTCGGGCGAAAACCTCGGGTAGTGGTCCATGCTCAGCACGTCGGGGCGAACTTCGCGCAAAAAGCGGGCGACGTGCTCGGCGTAATTGCTGGTGCCCAGCGCCCAGGCGGGGGCGTAGTT
Above is a window of Candidatus Paceibacterota bacterium DNA encoding:
- a CDS encoding immunoglobulin domain-containing protein → MMKKILLASLLSCLALVSVSADVIYYEGFNYADGYIVDVAGGNWANHSGAATGATISGQKLQNSGALAADVNRLLCTTEGCAYTNGVQILYASFTVRCATLPTSSQYFAHFKNASTAFQCRAFYLAGTQPGTWRLGIAGAAGTPNQTYPVDLATNVDYQVVVGWNPTTGEVNGIASAAAALWVNPIDSFETALVTSDAVANPPAPVAFAFRQPSSGAWVGVISNLCVATTFDEAAQSVWATNAFAPQVVYQPAGTNVFENQGFTLVAVANGQGLRNLTYQWKQNGSDVSNENGNSPIFIRSSATSGDSGTYTVVVTTPHGEFATSSGAIVNVSSAPVPPTITQQPVSTNAYYGQTVSLYCGATGPGTLSYAWYHNGNTVASEANANVSGDGTATLTIANLQSGNGTLGTYRCDVSNEYGTRIGSNAVVSASAVPTTTIYDLKGHVDDTFYLPTNTTALWSVTGVVTVYTNLTGAANMSIMIQDATGGIGVFWPGHGADRPAVGDSVTAIGTLAHFNSQLQININSGDPSNMLITNSHNNPLPTPYVLPLTFTNGVGYGGVSNVVRSYIGSRVTLTNVYFVSAPGTFGTGQQTLQVTNASGDRFTVFFNAAVTPAFSGQAIPTGPVNITAPMSYFLGSTAPDRSAGFQIIPTRYEDITTAAAAPTPVTIIGITPTEIQYSGGSGSQFVLYESTSVAAPLNTWTRTAQINPGTPGSFSITASGTQKFYSIKSE